The genome window TCGGTTTCATGTTCGGCTATCTTTGGCTCTACACCCATTTGTCTATTTTTGAATTGCCAATTGTTATCGAAGAAAACGTTGACTCTACATCTAGTATTAGTCGCAGTTGGAAATTGACAGAAGGATTTGTTACGCGCCTTCAACTCTTATTTTTTGTAGCATTTTTAGTGACTCTTCCGATTTCTATTTTCGTTCAAGTGATTAGTTCTGCTTCCCAAGCAATTTTGATGGCTATTTTTCAAGATTCTCCGACCGCATTCCTGCTTCCCTACTATTTAGTTGTTATTATTATCAGTGTTTTGAGTGGTTCGCTAGTCATTCCATTTTGGCAATCGATTAAAGCGGTGATTTATTACGATTTGCGGAGTCGGAAAGAAGGTTTAGGGCTGCAAATTCGCGATTCGCTGTAATCTTGCAACGTATTTTATAAGGTTCCTTAATTTTCGCGATCGGAATCTAACTTCACCTTTTCAAAAGGAATTATTCGACCCTCACGTGCATCTTGCAGAGAACGGCGCAACCGAGTTTGGAATTCAGGATCGCGAAGCATTAAGTAATCGATCCAATCATCTAGCTCGATTGTATATTCGATATCATAGAACACGTGGTAAATACCCTTTGCAATAAACTGGATGAATCCACGCCATTGGTTACGTTGGAAACTCGTCGAACGCTTCTTATTATTCCTTTTTGGCATCTTACTCGGTTGCTTACTTTTTCTTGGAATTCGCTTACAAGCTGCCGCCTCTAAACCCGTTGATGCCTTTTTCGTTCTTGGCGGGAGTATTCGGCGAGAAATGTATGTTGCCGAACAGATCGCAAAAACTCCAAAAATCCCCGTCCTCATCTCCCACGGTTCCCTTGACCCTTGCATTTGGCTGATTTTCCAAAGGGAGCAAGCATCCATGCAAAAAGTTTGGCTCGAACACTGTGCCAACAGCACTTTTGAGAACTTTTACTTTGGCGTACCTATCTTGAAACGCTGGAAGGTACATAAAGTGAAATTGATTACCTCTGCAACCCATCTTCCGCGAGCAAAATGGATGGCGCAAATTCTCTTTGGCGCACAGGGAATTTGGGTGGAAATGGATATCGCGAAAGAAACGGGCGTTCCTGCCAATCAAGAATCTGCGATAAAAACCAGTTTAGATGTCGTTCGTAGTCTAGGATGGGCGATCGCGGGGCAATTTATTCAACCCGATTGTACTGACATTATTCCCCTCGCAGAGGTGGATATGGCAACTTGGCGCAAGACGGGATTTAAATGCGAACATCAGGGCAATCTCGACGATAGCGAATGAGCCAACAGTGGTACATTCAAAAGGGAGAATGAACGGGATTGCAGTCAATGGCAAAAGTCGAACTCCAGGATATTTCACGCCAATTCGATCGCGCGATCGCGGTTGAAAATATTTCCTTTACAGTTCCCGACGGGGAATTTTGGGTTTTGGTGGGTCCTTCGGGGTGCGGGAAGTCCACCATTTTGCGAACCATTGCTGGATTAGAAACCGCAACATCAGGACATCTCTATATCGGCGAAACGCTCATGAATGGGGTTCCAGCACGCCAGCGAGACGTGGCGATGGTGTTCCAAAATTATGCTCTGTATCCCCACATGACCGTGTTTGAGAACTTAGCCTTTGGCTTAAAAATGCGTCAGGTTGAAGATAGCGCGATCGCGCAAAAAGTCGAAAAAGCCGCGCGATCTCTTGCAATAGAACACCTCCTTCAACGTAAGCCCAAACAGCTCTCTGGCGGTCAACAGCAGCGTGTTGCCCTAGGGCGCGCGATCGTCCGCGAACCCCAAGTCTTTCTCCTTGACGAACCGCTCTCCAACCTAGACGCGCAACTGCGAGACGAAACCCGCGCAGAACTCAAGCAACTCCACACTCGCTTAGGAATCACCACCATCTACGTCACCCACGATTGCGTCGAAGCAATGACCCTAGCCGATCGAATTGTCGTCCTCAATCGGGGACGAATTCAACAAATTGGTTCGCCTCACGCCATTTATAACCGACCCAAAAACCTCATGGTTGCGACATTTTTGGGCAATCCTCCCATGAACATTCTTCGGGCAATCTACATCGACGGCACATTTGAAATTCATGATCAAACCTTACCCTGTCCGCTTACCCTTCGAGAACGACTACAACCCAAAAACGGACAGAGATTCGATCTCGGTATCCGTCCGGAACATATTCGCATAACCCCTTCTACTGAACAAAGTCACTTAACCGTCAAGTTAGATATTCTCGAACCATTAGGACGAGAAACCTTGATTCGGGCAACGCTTCCCCAATCAGATATCTTGCTCAACTTTTATAGCGACGGAAATTGGCAAGGGAGTCCCGGCGATACTCTATCAATTCATCTCGATCTCGACCATTTATTAGTTTTCGATCCCGGAAGTGGCAAGACGATTCATGTTACTTCCAATTTCCCTGACTAAGCCGAGAATAAGTCTCTATTTTTCCGCAATTATTGAATATAGCGTTTTCAAATGAAGCGTGAAACCCAACACAGATTTCTTATATCCCCAAATAACACCTGTATCTCTTTCTACTTCTGCCTACTGCCTTTTGCCGTCACGTCCAGTTCCACATCCCAAACGAAAACGCTATATAACGCCGACAGGGAGACAGAGAAAAAATAATCGGAACACTACAATAAACTCATACTCCTCAAATCCTTTAATAATGACCTCTCAGACACCCCCCACAACTCAAACAAATCCGCCGCATCCCCCTTGGGAAACCCTTCCCACCATGTACGATTTGCCCAGCGAAAACCCAGAGGAACCCGGTTTGCCCGACGATTTCCACTTTCTCCAACCCCTATTACTTTTTCTCACATTCCTCCCTCCCAATTGGAACCCCGCACAAGTCTACAGTGCCGCAGACTTGAACCTCTACTACGACCTCGAACACCCCCTCTGGCATAAGCGTCCCGATTGGTTCGGCGTGGTGGGTACCTCCAAACTCTATCGGGGAGAAGACTTGCGTTTGAGTTACGTCACTTGGCAAGAACCCGCCAATCCCTTTGTGGTGGTGGAGTTGCTCTCGCCGGGAACCGAAGCGGAAGATTTAGGAGGAACGCAACAAGAGAATCGTCCGCCGAGGAAATGGGACGTGTACGAACGAATTTTACGAATTCCCTACTACATCGTGTTTAGTCGCTATACCAACGAACTGCAAGGATTCCATTTAGTGGGGGCGCAGTACGCACCGATGGAGTTTGAGGAGGGAGAGTTACATCTGCCGGAATTGGGGTTGAAGTTAGGGATTTGGCAAGGAGAATTTAAAGGAATTGAACGGTTGTGGTTGCGATGGTTGACTGAAGCGGGGGACTTGATTCCCATTCCCGAAGAAGAAGCCCAACAAGCTCAACAGGAAGCCCAGCAAGCTCAACAGGAAGCAGCAAAAGCAAACAGAAAAGCCGAGCAACTTGCCGAACGCTTGCGCGAATTAGGGATCGATCCTGATGATTTGTAAGATATTGCTTAAAGAGCATAAATCAGAGCATCTCCATTTTGAACCCCAACGCTAGATAAAATCAGAATAATGGAGAAACAAAGGTGCGGAAAAGGCAGACAACAGAGGTAGAATGCCAACAACCCAGTTTGACCCCCCTAATTCGCGATGAAACAGAGATTAACCCCGATTATTAACCGCCTCCTTCGCATCCGTCGCCGAACGGGGTTTATTCTTCTCCTTCTCTTCAGCTTCATCCTTGCGTTTATTAACCCCCTTCCCAGCTACTCCCAAGTGCAACTGACGGATATTCAAAATCACTGGGCGAGTGCCTGTATCCAGAATTTAGCGGAACGCAACCAAATTAGCGGCTATCCCGACAAGAGTTTTCGCCCCAATCAACCCGTCACCAGGGCGGAATTTGCTGCTTTGCTCAACAAGGTTTTTCCCGATGCTCTCACCCTGCGCGCGGGAGGAGATTTTCCGGATGTTTCCCAAAACTTCTGGGGGCGTTCGGCGATAAAAAGAGCCTACGAAACTGACTTTTTGACGGGGTATCCCGACGGGCGCTTTCGCCCCAATCAAAACATTTCTCGCGTACAGGCGTTGGTTTCTTTGGTTTCGGGGTTACAACTTTCCCTGAATTTACCTGTGGATGACACTTTGAACAAAGCCTTGAGTGATGCGGCAGCGATTCCCAACTACGCAAAGGCAAAGATTGTGACTGCCCTAGGGCAACAAATGGTGGTGAATTATCCCAATGTGCGCCAATTTAACCCTAACAGGGCGGCAACGCGGGGGGAGGTTGCTGCTTTTGTGTGTCGAGCGATTCAAGCACCCGGCGTTCCCGTAGCCTATGTTGCAGGAGAAGCGCCTGTTGTCTCAGCAAAGCCGGAATTGCGCGGGGTTTGGCTGACGAATGTTGATAGCGACGTTCTGTTTTCCGCTCAAAAACTGTCGGACGCGATCGCGCGCCTTGATACCCTAGGCTTTAATACCCTCTATCCCACGGTTTGGAATTGGGGCTACACGCTATATCCCAGCCCTGTGATGCAGCGAGAAATTGGTATTTCTCTCGATCCCACTCCCGGACTGCAAGGGCGAGATATGCTCAAAGAAACGATTACCCAGGGACACGCGAAAGGGATGGGGGTCATTCCCTGGTTTGAATTTGGGTTTATGGCTCCGGCGGATTCGGAATTGGCAAAACGTCACCCAGAGTGGTTAACTGAACGCCGTAATGGTGAAACCGTCTGGGTTGAAGGGGGCGTTCACGATCGCGTGTGGCTCAATCCCCTCCGTCCCGACGTGCAAAAATTCCTCACGGATTTAGTGGTAGAAATTGTTGAAAATTACGACATTGATGGGATTCAATTTGACGACCATTTCGGCTATCCTTCGGATTTTGGCTATGATGATTTCACCGTTGAATTGTACAAAAAGGAACACAACGGACAGGAACCGCCAACGGAGGCGAAAAATTCTGATTGGATTCAGTGGCGAGCGGATAAAATCACGGATTTCATGAAAGATTTGTTTGCCGAAATCAAGGCGGAAAAGAGCGATGTTCTCGTATCGTTATCGCCCAATCCGCAAGAGTTTTCCCGCGAATCCTATTTACTCGATTGGCAAAACTGGGAACGTTTAGGATTGATTGAAGAGTTAATCGTACAGGTTTATCGCGACGATTTGGCGCGTTTTCGCGAGGAGTTAAATCATCCTTCCATTCGTCAAGCGCAGGAACATATTCCCACGGGAATTGGAATTTTGTCGGGTTTAAAAGGGCGTTTCGTTCCTTTCTCGCAAATCGAAAATCAAGTTAAAATTGTGCGCGATCGCGGTTTTGCTGGCGTATCCTTCTTCTTCTACGAAAGTTTGTGGAACTACACCAATAGCACCGCCGAACAGCGTCAGTCTGAGTTCAAAACGCTCTTTCCCAATAAGGTTAAACGACCTAATGTTTATGATGATTGGTCGTCATAAGCTGCTATTTTCTGCCAAAACGATCGCGCGATCTTAAAAAGTAGAATCCAACAAAAAAGAAACCGAATAAGGTTTTGGGTTCAGGAACGCCGACAGAAGGGGAATTAGGCTTGATTTTTCCAATGAGATAGGCTTGAGTTGGACTGGAACTGAGTTCTTCTGAAATGATTTGCACTATTGGACTTTCCTCAAAACTTGTCCAGAAACCCAAAAAATTGAGCGTATAATTAGTTCTTTCCAGTTGCAGCGAAGTTAACATCGATGCAGGGGAAAATTGAATGAGATCCGGACAAGTACTCGTTCCAAAATATTGGCAAGGCTCGACATTTGGCGTTTCATCGATGTCCAGTGAAAAGGTAAAAAATTGCGTTAGAAGGGGATCGCTAAATTCCAATTCAAGGGTTAAATCTGCACTCGTTGCAGGAAGGGTAATAGGATTATTAAAGTGACGAAGCGTTCCAATGATAAAAGGATCGCCAATATTCAATTCAGTTGCACCAATTCCCGTAAAACCCAATCCACTTTTTCCATTTCCCAAGGGAATCCCCCAGCGTACTTGACTTTCATCGCCAACAGTTTGCAATTCGATTGTATTTTCATCCCCAATAACATTACTCCAAATCCCAGAAACACGATTGAGCGCAATGGCGCGAACAGAAGTAGGAAACAAGGAAAAGAACGCAGACAGTATTGTTGTGGATAGAATCAGTGCAAGTTTTGAATTTGGATTTCCGTACATTTTCCTCCTGCACCATGAGGTGGTTGATTACAGCAGCAATTTTACGGATTATTTGTGAAGTTCTTGTGAGAGAGTTAAGGGGATTTACTTTAATTGAGGCAAGTTTCCAAATACACCGAATGGGATGGGGACGCGATCGCGCAAGGAGAGGAAAAATTATTTGCAATTATTGCATCTTGTCACCGGAGTCAGGTCTGCCGCACTTGTAGACTATTTTAGCGAGGGAATTTTGAGGTATTCTCAGACTAGCGCCTCAAGAACTCGTAGCCAATCAATGTGAAGCGTAGGTAGGAGCCTCAAGCGTATGAAAGTGGGATTGCAGCCGATCTTAAATGATTCCCATCTCGATGCCAATCAATCGAGCAGCCAGCGTCAACTCTCGATTTCGGTGGCAACCATAACGGACAATGGGGAAGAACGTTTGCCCTTAAATCTTTGTTTAGTTCTCGATCGTAGCGGTTCGATGCACGGACAGCCGATGAAAACGGTCAAACAAGCCGCGATCGATCTGATTGAAAAATTAACGCCGCGCGATCGTCTCTCTGTGGTTGTTTTCGATCATAGAGCGAAAGTCATTATTCCCAATCAAACTGTTGAAGATATCGAGCAAATTAAAAAACAAATTAATCGCCTGAAAGCAGATGGCGGAACTGCAATTGATGAAGGGTTGAGATTGGGGATGGAGGAAACCGCCAAAGGCAAACGCGACACCTCTTCCCAAATTTTTCTACTCACGGATGGAGAGAACGAACACGGAGACAATCCAACCTGTTTGAAATTGGCAAAACTTGCCTCGGAGTATAGCATCACCCTCAATACGTTGGGTTTTGGCAAACACTGGAATCAGGACGTTCTGGAAAATATTTCCGACACGGCGGGGGGAACCCTCAGTTATATCGAAAAGCCCGAACAAGCCACGGATGAATTTGGTCGCCTCTTTAAGCGAGTGCAATCGGTCGGCTTAACCAATGCCCATTTATTGCTCGAATTGATTCCAGATGTGAGGCTAGCAGAACTCAAACCCATCGCGCAAGTTGCACCGGAAACCATCGAATTACCCGTCACCCAGGAAGGCGAGAAATTTGTGGTGCGCTTGGGGGATTTAATGAAAGAAGAACGAACGATCCTCGCTAACCTTTATATCGGTCAACTTTCTCCCGGCGAACAACTCATCGCCAACCTACAGGTGCGCTATGACGATCCTGCGTTAGGGAAGGAAGGGTTACTCTCAGAAAACATTCCGATTTCTGTGGAGATTCAACAGGCTTATACGCCCGAACCGAACGAACAAGTGCAAAAATCAATCTTAGCGCTAGCGAAATACCGTCAAACCCAAATTGCCGAGTCTAAGTTACACCAAGGCGATCGCGCGGGTGCTGCAACAATGCTACAAACAGCAGCGAAAACGGCGCTACAACTGGGAGATAGCAATGCAGCAACGGTTCTGCAAAAAAGCGCCACACAACTTCAATCGGGACAAGAGCTTTCCGAAAGCGATCGCAAGAAGACTCGCATTGTCTCTAAAACAATCTTACAAGAGTAGAGATTAAGGTTCGCGCAATTGAACAGCAAAGGGGCATAGCAGTGCTATGCCCCTAGGTTATTAGCGGTTTGAGATAAACGAGTAAATCTCTTAACGTAAAGGTGTTGCTGGAATCGCGATTGAAGGGGTCGTTGCAATTCCCCCCGGTGAGGGACGACCTTGACCGATACTGGTGCGACTCAACAGCGCGATCGCTCTGGCGTATTGCGGGTCTTGTCGGGTTCCTTTCAACATGGGATTCATACCCAATAAATTCTCTTGCGCTCCGGTTAAATTGAGCTGAACGTCTGGAACAATACCTTTTTTGTTGATATCCACGCCACTGGGGGGATAGTACCGAGAAATAGTCACCGCTAAACCCGAACCGTCGGATAGAGAGTGAACCGATTGCACGGTTCCTTTACCAAAGGTTCGCGAACCCACAATCGTGGCTCGTTTGTTGTCTTTGAGCGCTCCTGCGAGGATTTCGCTGGCACTTGCAGAATAGCCATCCACCAGTACGACTAAGGGTAGGTTGGTGATGGATGTTCGATTGGCAGAGTATTCGCGATCGCCCCCTTTGCGATTTACCGTACTGACGATGGGGCCCTCTTCAATCCACATCCGCGCGATATCAACGCTAGAAAAAAGCAAGCCGCCAGGATTGCCGCGCAAATCTAACACGAATCCGTCTACTTTTTCTCCTTCTAGTTGTCTGATCGCCTTTTCCATCTGCTCGGCGGCGTGGGAGCTAAACTCATCTAAGCGGAGATAGCCCACTTGTAGCGATCCTTCTTGCTTGAGGGTGGAGTGTAAGACGGGAAGTTCGATCTGAGCGCGTTTGAGGGCAAGCTCAAAAACATTACCCCGCTCGCGGGCAACTTGCAGGTTGATTTCTGTCCCTTCTTCGCCTCGGATGAGTTCGGAGGCTTGCTCGACGCTCATCAAGGCGGTGGGTTTGCCATCAATTTTGAGGATTCTGTCTCCCGCACGAATTCCCGCTTCGCTTGCGGGGGAATTATCAAGGGGTTCGACGACGGTTAAGGTTTGGGTTTGGGGATTCACTTCCAAACGAATACCAATCCCGGATAGCTCTCCGGTTGTTTGATTGGTTAAGGCTTCAAATTCTTTGGGGTCGAGGAAGCGGGTGTAGGGATCGCTTAATTGTCGCAGCGCTTTGCGAATGGCGTTATAAGCGTCTTCGTTGGAGGCGTAATCTTTGCTGAGAAGTTCTTGTCGCGTCGCATTCCACTCTTCTTGATTAAAGGTGGTGTGGACGAACTCTCGATTGACGAGTTGCCAGACTTCATCGATAACCGTTTTAGGACTGTCTTCTAGGGCGGCTTTAACAGAGGGGCTAAATCCCGGCGCTAGCATGGAGGTGGTCGCGAGAGCCGCGATCGCGCCGTTTAACAGAACGTTAGGAAGAAGAGAGAAGAATCTGCGCGTTTGGTTCATGGAAGGGGGTGCGAGTGAAGGTGATTTAAAGGCATCAGAGCAATTTCAAACCGATGAGTCCTTCTTTGCTCTTTCGCGATCGCGAAATGAAATTAAAGCAAGCTATACTAATTATTTCCCAGGTTAAATGAATCTTTAAAAGACGCTGCAATTACCGCTACAATAACCAGCGAATTCCCAGGAAAACCCATTTGGGGTGACACTGCTCAAAGTGTCATCTCCATTCTTTAGGGTTTTGCGACCCCAAACAACGCGGTTTGACGATTAATCCTTCATTCCTCCATCCGATGCAACGAATTCTTGTAAAATCGCTCTGTGCATTGGGCTGAGGGGTCGAACTTGGTTCGCTTTACTCGAATAAAAGTGACCTTGCTCGATATCTTGGGGAGCGAGCAGACTCATATCCCAACCTTCTTGAAGTACTAATTGGTCAATGGATACGGTTAGGGGCGCGGAGTAGACATGACGAATAACCCTATTGTCATGATAACAGCCAAATTTAATAGGCTCTACGGATAAAGTATAGCCGATCTCTTCTTCTACCTCCCGTTTAAGAGCTTCTAAGGGCGTTTCTCCTGGTTCCACATGACCGCCAAAGAACGCCCAAAACC of Lusitaniella coriacea LEGE 07157 contains these proteins:
- a CDS encoding choice-of-anchor K domain-containing protein, whose translation is MYGNPNSKLALILSTTILSAFFSLFPTSVRAIALNRVSGIWSNVIGDENTIELQTVGDESQVRWGIPLGNGKSGLGFTGIGATELNIGDPFIIGTLRHFNNPITLPATSADLTLELEFSDPLLTQFFTFSLDIDETPNVEPCQYFGTSTCPDLIQFSPASMLTSLQLERTNYTLNFLGFWTSFEESPIVQIISEELSSSPTQAYLIGKIKPNSPSVGVPEPKTLFGFFFVGFYFLRSRDRFGRK
- a CDS encoding NUDIX hydrolase encodes the protein MSDSLIPVSVAILYQDGRFLMQLRDNIPTILYPGFWAFFGGHVEPGETPLEALKREVEEEIGYTLSVEPIKFGCYHDNRVIRHVYSAPLTVSIDQLVLQEGWDMSLLAPQDIEQGHFYSSKANQVRPLSPMHRAILQEFVASDGGMKD
- the ctpB gene encoding carboxyl-terminal processing protease CtpB, which gives rise to MNQTRRFFSLLPNVLLNGAIAALATTSMLAPGFSPSVKAALEDSPKTVIDEVWQLVNREFVHTTFNQEEWNATRQELLSKDYASNEDAYNAIRKALRQLSDPYTRFLDPKEFEALTNQTTGELSGIGIRLEVNPQTQTLTVVEPLDNSPASEAGIRAGDRILKIDGKPTALMSVEQASELIRGEEGTEINLQVARERGNVFELALKRAQIELPVLHSTLKQEGSLQVGYLRLDEFSSHAAEQMEKAIRQLEGEKVDGFVLDLRGNPGGLLFSSVDIARMWIEEGPIVSTVNRKGGDREYSANRTSITNLPLVVLVDGYSASASEILAGALKDNKRATIVGSRTFGKGTVQSVHSLSDGSGLAVTISRYYPPSGVDINKKGIVPDVQLNLTGAQENLLGMNPMLKGTRQDPQYARAIALLSRTSIGQGRPSPGGIATTPSIAIPATPLR
- a CDS encoding glycoside hydrolase family 10 protein yields the protein MKQRLTPIINRLLRIRRRTGFILLLLFSFILAFINPLPSYSQVQLTDIQNHWASACIQNLAERNQISGYPDKSFRPNQPVTRAEFAALLNKVFPDALTLRAGGDFPDVSQNFWGRSAIKRAYETDFLTGYPDGRFRPNQNISRVQALVSLVSGLQLSLNLPVDDTLNKALSDAAAIPNYAKAKIVTALGQQMVVNYPNVRQFNPNRAATRGEVAAFVCRAIQAPGVPVAYVAGEAPVVSAKPELRGVWLTNVDSDVLFSAQKLSDAIARLDTLGFNTLYPTVWNWGYTLYPSPVMQREIGISLDPTPGLQGRDMLKETITQGHAKGMGVIPWFEFGFMAPADSELAKRHPEWLTERRNGETVWVEGGVHDRVWLNPLRPDVQKFLTDLVVEIVENYDIDGIQFDDHFGYPSDFGYDDFTVELYKKEHNGQEPPTEAKNSDWIQWRADKITDFMKDLFAEIKAEKSDVLVSLSPNPQEFSRESYLLDWQNWERLGLIEELIVQVYRDDLARFREELNHPSIRQAQEHIPTGIGILSGLKGRFVPFSQIENQVKIVRDRGFAGVSFFFYESLWNYTNSTAEQRQSEFKTLFPNKVKRPNVYDDWSS
- a CDS encoding YdcF family protein, translated to MNPRHWLRWKLVERFLLFLFGILLGCLLFLGIRLQAAASKPVDAFFVLGGSIRREMYVAEQIAKTPKIPVLISHGSLDPCIWLIFQREQASMQKVWLEHCANSTFENFYFGVPILKRWKVHKVKLITSATHLPRAKWMAQILFGAQGIWVEMDIAKETGVPANQESAIKTSLDVVRSLGWAIAGQFIQPDCTDIIPLAEVDMATWRKTGFKCEHQGNLDDSE
- a CDS encoding ABC transporter ATP-binding protein; this translates as MAKVELQDISRQFDRAIAVENISFTVPDGEFWVLVGPSGCGKSTILRTIAGLETATSGHLYIGETLMNGVPARQRDVAMVFQNYALYPHMTVFENLAFGLKMRQVEDSAIAQKVEKAARSLAIEHLLQRKPKQLSGGQQQRVALGRAIVREPQVFLLDEPLSNLDAQLRDETRAELKQLHTRLGITTIYVTHDCVEAMTLADRIVVLNRGRIQQIGSPHAIYNRPKNLMVATFLGNPPMNILRAIYIDGTFEIHDQTLPCPLTLRERLQPKNGQRFDLGIRPEHIRITPSTEQSHLTVKLDILEPLGRETLIRATLPQSDILLNFYSDGNWQGSPGDTLSIHLDLDHLLVFDPGSGKTIHVTSNFPD
- a CDS encoding vWA domain-containing protein; translation: MKVGLQPILNDSHLDANQSSSQRQLSISVATITDNGEERLPLNLCLVLDRSGSMHGQPMKTVKQAAIDLIEKLTPRDRLSVVVFDHRAKVIIPNQTVEDIEQIKKQINRLKADGGTAIDEGLRLGMEETAKGKRDTSSQIFLLTDGENEHGDNPTCLKLAKLASEYSITLNTLGFGKHWNQDVLENISDTAGGTLSYIEKPEQATDEFGRLFKRVQSVGLTNAHLLLELIPDVRLAELKPIAQVAPETIELPVTQEGEKFVVRLGDLMKEERTILANLYIGQLSPGEQLIANLQVRYDDPALGKEGLLSENIPISVEIQQAYTPEPNEQVQKSILALAKYRQTQIAESKLHQGDRAGAATMLQTAAKTALQLGDSNAATVLQKSATQLQSGQELSESDRKKTRIVSKTILQE
- a CDS encoding Uma2 family endonuclease, translated to MTSQTPPTTQTNPPHPPWETLPTMYDLPSENPEEPGLPDDFHFLQPLLLFLTFLPPNWNPAQVYSAADLNLYYDLEHPLWHKRPDWFGVVGTSKLYRGEDLRLSYVTWQEPANPFVVVELLSPGTEAEDLGGTQQENRPPRKWDVYERILRIPYYIVFSRYTNELQGFHLVGAQYAPMEFEEGELHLPELGLKLGIWQGEFKGIERLWLRWLTEAGDLIPIPEEEAQQAQQEAQQAQQEAAKANRKAEQLAERLRELGIDPDDL